From Pan troglodytes isolate AG18354 chromosome 1, NHGRI_mPanTro3-v2.0_pri, whole genome shotgun sequence:
CAGTGTTTTGAGTCACGTTGCACTTAGTAAATGTTCGTTTTACTAATGTTTTTCACTTCCCTGTATATTTATATTCAGCAGTGAGAGACCTCTTCATATTCCAACAAAAAGTGATTAAAGGATTTGGGACACCTGTGATTATCCCCATGGGTTATTATGATCGCTCTGCACCTCGCAGCCTGCACAGTCATTTTTCTGACCGGGACTGCAGTGCTGAGCCTGGTGTCCTCTGCTGAGTTCATTTTCCAGCTTCCTTGCATTTTATTCATCTTCCCTGGTAGCACCCGGAATTGCAGGAAGCAATCCCAGGTGCTCAGTGAAGGTCTTTGAATGAACCAAGGGGAGAGGATTcagggggaggcagagggtgtgGGAGGAGTCACATGTGCCAGAATCTTCTCTTCAGACGTGTCACAGAGAGTCCCCTCCAGGCACTCTTGTTGGGTCTCAGTGCTGGACATTGGAGGACTTTTCTGACTGAGGATCATTGTGCCCTCTCTGGATCCACTGGAAAGCTCTGGGCAGCCACGTGAGCCTTGGTTTGACTTCCATCCTCCATGATTTTCCCTTTGCTTGTCAGAGGAGGTTTGGAATAACTTGGATGTCAGGGACTCTGAGCCAGACCCCATTCTCTTTCATTCCCTCCTGAAAAGCCCAGTCCTCACTGTCCCATAAGGCTCTGACCAGTGAAAAGATGGAGCTGCATGATTTCCAAAGAGAATCCttttcttggcctcaagccacaGCTGCTTCCCTCTGACCTGCTGCTTGTCTTTGGATCCAGGATGGACACTCGCCACCCGCTCTTCCTCTCCTGGGACTCCCCACTCTCCTGACTCTGTGCCCCCTGGGGCAGGATGGGGCAGCCACTAAAACCTCATTCAGACCAGGGCACATAAAATGTCTTGGGAACTCACAGACCCAAGTCCAAGCCCCAGTGCCCCACGGTCTCAGACACAAGTCCCTGCCTTTCAGAGACACAGCTCTGTGAGAGCCAGAGAACCTGGCTGCCTGCTCTGCTGccacctccttccttcccctttatTTCAGCCCCATCAGCTCCTCTGGTCACGCCCCTTCTTGGCCCCATTCCTACTTTCAGTCCCTCTGGCTCCGTCCAGCCCGGAGTGAGGGTGCagacctcctcccaccccaggctctGAGCACCTCCCTCAGCATCAAGTGTCTGCTTTCAGAGTGACCTTGTCCTCAGACTTGactggaggaagaaagagaggaagcccCTACTTTAGCTCACGATGTGCATGAATCTGACCTGGAATCAGACCCGGTTGAGGACCAGAGAAGGGCAACAGGGCCAGAACAGGGAGTTTGACTCTTAGAAATGCACAGAGAGTGAACAGCTCAGGCTAAGAAGAGACCTGACTTGGACAGAAACAGACTGACTGCATTCCAGGTGCAGCCTTGTCAGCTCTAAGGCTGAGTCAGGGGAGCCTGGGAAGGGATGGCCCCTGCACTGGGACATTTCCCAGGACCTCTTCTCAGCCTGGCACCCATAGGAAGACCAGAGGACTCAGGTCTCCTGCGTGCCAGGCAGGGTCACCCTCCAGCAGTCCAGTCCCAGGGGCCTCTTTAGGGCCAGAGCAGCAGCTGAGGAACTCCCTGCTTTATGGCTTCTCATGTTCACCAAAATAGCTCAATAGAATTTTGGGAGAATTCCTCAATGACTGCTCTGGGGTGAGGGTCTCCCAGCATTGTGGCCATGTTCTGTTGTTCAGGAGATTTGGGCTGAGGTATCCAGGATGCATAAAGAGATACCTGCCTTGACAGCTCAGGCTGGAGGAgggaaacagaagctcagaaaTATTCTAGAGACCCTGAGCAAGGGCCTGGGGGAGCTTTGGTATTCTGGTGGAGATTCTGTGAGTGGAGAAGGGGTCAGGTCATCTTCTCAGAGGGGCTCTGAAGGCTGCTCTGAGTTTGACAGCAGATGAGCACCTTGAGAAGAACAGGTGACAGGACATGGTAGAAATGCCCCCATGTGCGGGATTCTCAATGGGGTCCTGGGGATGGTGCTGGACCTTCTGAATTGGGCAGGAAGGGAAAGTCTGTCAATCAGTTCTTTTCAACATTTAGATTATTGAACTCCTTAGGGGATCCTCTGAGCACCTCACCTGAGGGGTCTGTCCATCATTTGCTGCCTGAACACGGGCAGGTTCCTCTCCCTAGCCAAGTCTCAGGGTCACCACTTTAAAAATGGGGAATATAGCAACATGCCTTAGATTCCTCGTGAGGGAGAGCTGAGATCTTGGATGAATGGTACCAGTCCCTGCTGTGCCTTGTGCATGCTCAATCAACAGAGACACTCAGGATGACCTTTGGTGCTGAGCTCACCCTCAGCCTCAGGCTCACAAAGTGAGGGCAGGTGAAGTAGAAGCCGCACTGAGCACGTTTCAGTTTAACTCGATTGCACACATAGCAGGGCATTGATAGTGAGGTCAGAAATGTGGAGAAAGAACATTTACAGAAATATTCCATGATGGAGAACATCCTTCAAAGTACTGCAGTTTTGGAAGCCAGTGGCATCTCCGAGCTGTTTGGGTTTCATATGGAATGGGAGAGAAAGGCCTGGAGGACTTTCTGGAGGCGGGGGACGTTCTTGCTACTTTGTGCCCTAAAATAGCAGAAGAATGACTGTGTGATCCTGCTTAGGATGGGAGCCATCCCTGAACTTAGCAGATCTTTTAACATGAAATAGAGCTTCCAGGTTTTGTTGGGGAAATGTATTGTACATTTGCACACAATACAACCAGATGTGTGCACCGTTCTTAAAGACAGGAAGGCtgagtttctctctcttccttccttccttccttcctttctttcttttcttttcttttcttttctttctttctttctttctttctttctttctttctttctttctttctttctttctttctttctttcatttccttccctccctccctccctccctccctccctccctccctccctccctcccttccttcctccctccctcccttccttccttccttccttcctctggcaTCTGCCCCAGCTCACATTCTCAGATTCCATCTTCCCAGGCTGATTTTCTGAGGCAAGCCCATCATTTTTGGGAGTAAACACGCTTTCCCTTGTAGTAGAGGCCAAGACTGTATCTGCCTCCTCTGCCCTTAAAGACAATGTCGTGTTTGAAGAGTCTGCACTGTCTCTTTTGTAATtattccctttttaatttttaaactcaaTCTAGACGGAGTCTTTCAATCCTTCTGTGGAGATGCCCACAAAATACCCACCATGTTTTATGCTGTCTTGGTTCCTTTCCAGGATTCTATTAGAACACCCGGTCCCATcctgcccagcccccacctcaCTTTGTCATTCTGTCCTGATTTCCTGCAGTGAAGCCTTGACCTTAGTCTTGTGATCAATCACACCCTCCGTGGTTCCCTTTTCAACCTGAACCCACATATGACCTGCCctgttataaaacataaaacccaGGTGACCATTGGATAAAGGACCTTTTTAATCCATTTTCTTAGGGTGGACATCACTGTCTTTTTAAAGCTGTTTTAACTGTCTTAACGAAACGTGTTGATAATTTCGATGTGGCCACAGATTTTTCCATAAAGATAtcatcaggttttgttttttctttctaatgccAGGAACAGATTAAACCTTCCATGTCACTATGAAGGTCACATATTAGTCAAACTTCATCAGTGTTTggggaataaatgaattaatgagtttTGGACTTTCACCctgttatttattctttcactttcatAAATGCACATCTAATTTAATCAATGAATCAGAAGAAAGTGTAAAACTCAATCAGGATTAACTAGGTGGAACTTCGGAATCTAATCAGGTATCACTTTCTGATTGGAAGCTGGTGATTGAGAAGGGGAGGGTGTGGTTAGAAACATCAATAAAAGCTCCTGAGTTTGCACAGGAGAGACCCAAAGCCCTGGTGCCTGGAACTACTGCTTGATTCTCTGAGAGATCCCAGCACCCTGCAAACTGAGTCCAGATCTGGTAAGTCACCACCTCCTTAGGAACATGCCCATCTGATCTGCAGCCAGCCAGTCAGGGATGGTGACACGCAGCCCAAAGTGGCACAGAGAATTTCCTGTCTGTTTTTTCAATTAAACAGATGTAGGTTTTGATTTTTCCTCTAAATATAGTTTTGACTTCATCCCTCAAATTTtgatttctgcttcatttttctcatttcaaaattcttattgaagcagttttttaaaaaagatattaacaATTTACAGTTGGATGAATTTTTATGTCTTGACATGTGAAGTTACTGGTTTCTGTGCCCTTCAGCTAGAGTTCACACACTTGGTGATATTGTGATTTTCTCGAGTCTTGTTCTGAACATGGGATTTATCTCTGCCCTTAGACTCTGTCCCTAAGTGGGTGATTGTGAGTATGTGGAAGGGATGTGTATTGGATCCTTCATCTGAGACTTAGTGTTTCCATCCGCACCTTCCAAGTGCTCTAGAATACTGCCACACTGCTTTTATAGTTTctcttataatttttcaaaataaaaacaaatggcaTTGATTTTAGGGAATCACTTTAGTCTTCCCCAAGCATGCTAATTGTGTAAACTGAGAATGCAGGCTGTGTGGGGCCACAGGACAGTCATTCTCATTGTTTTTGGGTGGTAAGTAGCAAAAAAATTTCCCTCAAAAAGGTGGAGCTTAGCTTTCAGGATCCTGAGTGACAGATCCCAGTAATCCTGAGTTTCAGTGGAGCAATGCATAGAAATTAATGGGCCACTGGCCACCTCGTCCCCTCCTTGGTGTTTGGAAGACATTCTTTGTGGTAGTCGCAGGGGCACAGGTACAGATTTGTGGCCACCAAGTGCAGAATGGAATTGGGGGGAATTGAGGGCTTttccacctccaccagagcaatGAGATTAGCAATAGGAGAAGATGAGGTGATCGTATTTGGCCTTAGAGTGATGCCTTTTCTCTGGATTTGTCCTCTAGAGTTTTCCCTTGCAGATTCATCAAGATGAGCATCAGGGCCCCACCCAGACTCCTGGAGCTGGCAAGGCAGAGGCTGCTGAGGGACCAGGCCTTGGCCATCTCCACCGTGGAGGAGCTGCCCAGGGAGCTCTTCCCCACACTGTTCATGGAAGCCTTCAGCAGGAGACGCTGTGAAACCCTGAAAACGATGGTGCAGGCCTGGCCTTTCACCTGCCTCCCTCTAGGGTCCCTGATGAAGTCGCCTCATCTGGAGTCGTTAAAATCTGTGCTGGAAGGGGTTGATGTGCTGCTGACCCAAGAGGTTCGCCCCAGGTGAGGTGACCCAGGTGTCCAGGTGGGGAGGGCCCTTTGTCCAGGGTAGGGACAGCTGtttcaggaggaggaggggcacaATGGAGGCCCAGAGGCTTCTGATGGTGCCAGTGAGGAAGCTCAGGAAGGCCTTGGCCATTGCCCAGCCCCTCTGGGAAAGGACTGCTCACCATGCAGGGTCCACTGAGGAAACAGAAACTTCTCTTCTAGTGGCTCTGAAAGCTACAGGCAATGGGGATGAGGCAAAATCCGGAGGGCAAAGGGGTTGGACAAAATCAGAGAAGGAAAAGTGGCAGAGAGGAGAACAGCTGATGTCTGGGATGTAAATAAAAGCTCAGGTCCTTGCCTTAGTTTGGAGCCTCTCTTCTCCTTTACCCACAGGCAGTCAAAACTTCAAGTGCTGGACTTGAGGAATGTGGATGAGAACTTCTGCGACATATTGTCTGGAGCTGCTGCATCCTTCCCGGAGGCTCCGAGTCAGAAGCAAACAGCAGATAACTGTCCAGGGACAGGCGGGCAGCAGCCATTCATGGTGTTCGTAGACCTTTGTCTCAAGAACAGGACACTGGATGAATGCCTCACCCACCTCTTAGAGTGGGGCAAGCAGAGAAAAGGCTTACTGCATGTGTGTTGCAAGGAGCTGCAGGTTTTTGGAATGCCCATCCACAGTATCATAGAGGTCCTGAACATGGTGGAGCTTGACTgtatccaggaggtggaagtgtgCTGCCCCTGGGAGCTGTCCATTCTTGTCAAGTTTGCCCCTTACCTGGGCCAGATGAGGAATCTCCGCAAACTTGTTCTCTTCAACATCCATGCATCTGCCTGCATTCCCCCAGACAATAAGGGGCAGTTCATTGCCCGATTCACCTCTCAGTTCCTCAAGCTGGACTATTTCCAGAATCTGTTTATGCACTCTGTCTCTTTCCTCGAAGGCCACCTGGACCAGCTGCTCAGGTGAGGAAGGATGGTGAGCTTTCtcttcagaccacagcagagccTTTCTTTGTTACAGTAAACACCAGTGGGTATGCACTGTGAGCCTGTGAGGAAGTAAGAGTGAGGGGACACTAGAATATCCATGCATTATCCTGTTGGTGGCTCTGTCCTGATATGGGTATCACACAACCATCCCAATAAAGTCAGAGGGATCTCCTGGGCTAGATGCTATAGAGAAGATGCCAAGCTAGGAAGCTAGCTACTACAGGGTTTAGATCTGGTGAGAGTGCATTTGTGAATTCCTCCTGAGGATGTGTGTCTAAGTTAAGATGATGGGAAATAGGGAGGTGAAGAGGGCACTAAAGAAGAGAATGCCCATCACactcctatattttaaaatatgaggtcTATCCTCACCTGCCTAGTGAACAGGCAAAATCCTGTGTTTCCCTGTCAGCACCCTGTTTTGAGCTCCAGGTCGGTAATTAATGTACGGGAAATACATGATGATAGAATAGAGGGCGAGGGAGCAGGAGTGAAGAATAGTAAAAATGATAGATGGTTTGCTGATGGTACAGGCATGTCAGGGTCCCCTGCAACCTGGCCACCCCAGCTGATGTTGCAGGATCCTGCCTGGGTTTGTCATTTAGGACTGTGTCTCCATCGGGCTCCTGTGGCCCAGAGATGTGGTTTTCTAcctgacagatgaggaaagggagcCTTAGAGTTCATGGACTTGATCCAGTCACCTCGGTGATGGTGAAGGACTGAGCCTCGATTGGGACTGCACTGAAGGAACAGAGTCTCCATTCCCAAACCCCAGGTGCTGACTATCCTCAGATGAGCAGAGCAGCCCTGGGTTATGGAGAGCGTCATCCCTCACCCTGAAGTCATCCCCACCTCTCTCCTCTAACTCCTTCTTGTTCTCTCCCAGGTGTCTCCAGGCCCCCTTGGAGATGGTCGTTATGACCGACTGCCTGCTGTCAGAGTCGGACTTGAAGCATCTCTCTTGGTGCCCGAGCATCCGTCAATTAAAGGAGCTGGACCTGAGGGGCGTCACACTGACCCATTTCAGCCCTGAGCCCCTCGCAGGTCTGCTGGAGCAAGTTGTGGCCACCCTGCAGACCCTGGACTTAGAGGACTGTGGTATCATGGATTCCCAACTCAGCGCCATCCTGCCTGCCCTGAGCCGCTGCTCCCAGCTCAGCACCTTCAGCTTCTGTGGGAACCTCATCTCCATGGCTGCCCTTGAGAACCTGCTGCGCCACACCGTCGGGCTGAGCAAGCTAAGCCTGGAGCTGTATCCTGCCCCTCTGGAGAGTTATGACACCCAGGGTGCTCTCTGCTGGGGGAGATTTGCTGAACTTGGGGCTGAGCTGATGAAGACACTGAGGGACTTAAGGCAGCCCAAGATCATTGTGTTCTGCACCGTCCCCTGCCCTCGCTGTGGCATCAGGGCCTCCTATGACCTGGAGCCCAGTCACTGCCTCTGTTGAATGCCTGCCATCAGGGTGGATATATTTCAAGCTTTCTTCTGGTCATTTCGCAGCTGAAATCTAGGCCATGAGTGCATGTTAAAGGGAACACAGACCCATCGTTTCAAATGCCTCCTAAGTGTGAATGGGAAAGGAATGAGGATGCAGGAGGGGCAGGACTGGGGGAAAAGTTGACTTGGAGTGGATGGGCTCTTTAGAGACCTGTGTCCCAGAGAATCAGAAATGGCAATCTGAATTGCTAGAGTGAGAATCGGGGAGGAGAGACACATGAGAGGGTTACCCCTGCACAGATGGTTGTAAAGTAACAGTCAGAAATAAAGGGAAACTGAGTGGAAACTGTCTGGTGTCCTCCATAATTGCTTAACATGGCTTAACAATTAAACAATTTAAACCTAAAAAAGTCCAGTTACTGATCGAGCTAATAAGGCACTGATTTGTCTGTGACTGATGAGGTTCAGCTCCTGGAAATCAAGCCATCAAAATGGAATTTGATCATTTGGATcaattccctccttttcttttcttctctctgtgcaTCTGTTACCTTCTTGCTATTCTCTCTGCCTATTTAATGGGTTAATACA
This genomic window contains:
- the LOC129143351 gene encoding PRAME family member 8, producing MSIRAPPRLLELARQRLLRDQALAISTVEELPRELFPTLFMEAFSRRRCETLKTMVQAWPFTCLPLGSLMKSPHLESLKSVLEGVDVLLTQEVRPRQSKLQVLDLRNVDENFCDILSGAAASFPEAPSQKQTADNCPGTGGQQPFMVFVDLCLKNRTLDECLTHLLEWGKQRKGLLHVCCKELQVFGMPIHSIIEVLNMVELDCIQEVEVCCPWELSILVKFAPYLGQMRNLRKLVLFNIHASACIPPDNKGQFIARFTSQFLKLDYFQNLFMHSVSFLEGHLDQLLRCLQAPLEMVVMTDCLLSESDLKHLSWCPSIRQLKELDLRGVTLTHFSPEPLAGLLEQVVATLQTLDLEDCGIMDSQLSAILPALSRCSQLSTFSFCGNLISMAALENLLRHTVGLSKLSLELYPAPLESYDTQGALCWGRFAELGAELMKTLRDLRQPKIIVFCTVPCPRCGIRASYDLEPSHCLC